A genome region from Streptomyces sp. S4.7 includes the following:
- a CDS encoding PhzA/PhzB family protein gives MTSARSVQPGTAAPVFTGQHDLRARNRRAVERYMETGVEARSRRHTLYTEDGTASLFNTDIGRPIVVRGRERLERHGVLSLEVLPDWRWIDVRIYETQDPAVIWVECDGEGTIRFPGYPEGRYRNHFIHGFTLSDGMIAASREYTNPIEHMRALSIETPHIKRDWIPS, from the coding sequence ATGACCTCGGCACGGTCCGTCCAACCCGGCACCGCCGCACCGGTGTTCACCGGCCAGCACGACTTACGGGCCCGCAACCGGCGGGCGGTGGAGCGGTACATGGAGACCGGTGTGGAGGCCCGGTCGCGCAGACACACCCTCTATACGGAGGACGGCACCGCCTCTCTCTTCAACACCGACATCGGCCGGCCCATCGTCGTCAGGGGCAGGGAGAGGCTGGAGCGGCACGGCGTCCTCTCACTGGAGGTGCTGCCCGACTGGCGGTGGATCGACGTGCGTATCTACGAGACGCAGGATCCGGCCGTCATCTGGGTCGAGTGCGACGGCGAGGGGACGATCCGCTTCCCCGGTTATCCCGAGGGGCGCTATCGCAACCACTTCATCCACGGCTTCACGCTGAGTGACGGGATGATCGCCGCCAGCCGCGAGTACACCAATCCCATCGAGCACATGCGTGCCCTCAGCATCGAGACACCGCACATCAAGCGTGACTGGATCCCGTCCTGA
- the wrbA gene encoding NAD(P)H:quinone oxidoreductase: MEAVNAAIIYYSATGAVHGMARAAAEGAEKAGAQVRLRKVPELAPRAAIAAKPAWAKHIQDTADVAEAALEDLEWADAVVFGTPTRFGNPSMQLKAFIDTTGGLWRQNRLADKVYSVFTSTGSAHGGHESTILALGNVFYHWGGVIVPPGYTDPAGNGVGNPYGTSHWAADGPPGEAVLNSAHYQARRAVVVAAALKAGHRTL, translated from the coding sequence ATGGAAGCCGTCAACGCCGCGATCATCTACTACAGCGCGACGGGCGCCGTCCACGGCATGGCGCGCGCCGCGGCGGAGGGCGCGGAGAAGGCCGGCGCGCAGGTACGGCTGCGCAAGGTCCCCGAACTGGCGCCGCGGGCGGCGATCGCCGCCAAACCCGCCTGGGCCAAGCACATACAGGACACCGCCGATGTCGCCGAGGCCGCCCTGGAGGACCTGGAGTGGGCCGACGCGGTGGTGTTCGGCACCCCCACCCGCTTCGGCAATCCGTCCATGCAGCTCAAGGCGTTCATCGACACCACCGGCGGTCTGTGGCGGCAGAACAGGCTCGCCGACAAGGTGTACTCGGTCTTCACCTCCACCGGCTCCGCGCACGGCGGACACGAGTCGACCATCCTGGCGCTGGGGAACGTGTTCTACCACTGGGGCGGCGTCATCGTGCCCCCCGGTTACACCGACCCCGCCGGGAACGGGGTCGGCAATCCGTACGGCACCTCCCACTGGGCGGCCGACGGCCCGCCCGGCGAAGCGGTCCTGAACTCCGCCCACTACCAGGCCCGGCGCGCCGTCGTCGTGGCGGCGGCCCTCAAGGCCGGCCACCGCACCCTCTGA
- a CDS encoding cupin domain-containing protein, which yields MSGLIVPPGQGRKLITRAQEVTFKVTAEDGSSISCFEVVVPPGFDVGAHTHTRSQEFFYVLEGELELLAFEPAERTGDDWHDWKSADGDQVVRAGAGACMFVPSGCPHAFRNATDGPARMLFQSYPSPDHERYFEEIVEIFSAGDSVDAGAVEAMRERYDVRQITPLRYEPPTLPDARSTTAHGR from the coding sequence ATGAGCGGCCTGATAGTTCCCCCCGGTCAGGGGCGAAAGCTGATCACCAGAGCACAGGAGGTCACCTTCAAGGTCACCGCCGAGGACGGCTCCTCCATATCGTGCTTCGAGGTGGTCGTACCGCCCGGCTTCGACGTGGGGGCTCACACGCACACCCGCTCCCAGGAGTTCTTCTACGTCCTGGAAGGGGAGTTGGAGCTGCTGGCCTTCGAGCCGGCCGAACGCACCGGGGACGACTGGCACGACTGGAAGTCCGCCGACGGTGACCAGGTCGTCCGCGCGGGCGCCGGGGCCTGCATGTTCGTACCGTCCGGTTGCCCGCACGCGTTCAGGAACGCCACCGACGGACCGGCACGCATGCTGTTCCAGAGCTACCCCTCGCCCGACCACGAAAGGTACTTCGAGGAGATCGTGGAGATCTTCTCGGCCGGCGACTCCGTGGACGCCGGCGCCGTGGAGGCGATGCGCGAGCGCTACGACGTCCGCCAGATCACACCGCTGCGCTACGAGCCGCCCACGCTCCCGGACGCCCGGTCGACGACGGCACACGGGAGGTGA
- a CDS encoding aromatic prenyltransferase: MPVATQLEDLYAAIEETAQLARVACSREKVWPVLDAFGDGLADAHVVFSLATGERYAEELAFDFTVPPDAGDPYAVAVSNGLVEKTDHPVGTLFPEIQRRCPVDSFGVDYGIVGGFKKAYVSFPLGEPQRLSTLAGIPSMPRGLAEHADSFAAYGLDGKVSAVAIDYAHRTWNVYFSGLSAQQLEPEAVLSMLRANGLPEPSGRMMDFIRTTFAMYPTFGWDSSKAERLSFSARSTDPAALPARYEPLIGEFAANVPYTYTGERVVVYAGALSAGEECYKIAAYHQKTAQLSDRVRPPTPK; the protein is encoded by the coding sequence ATGCCCGTAGCCACTCAATTGGAAGACCTGTACGCGGCGATCGAGGAAACGGCTCAGCTGGCGCGCGTGGCCTGCTCGCGAGAGAAGGTCTGGCCTGTCCTGGACGCATTCGGGGACGGGCTCGCGGACGCCCACGTCGTATTCAGCCTGGCGACCGGCGAACGGTACGCGGAAGAGCTCGCGTTCGATTTCACCGTGCCCCCGGATGCGGGCGATCCGTATGCCGTCGCCGTGTCGAACGGACTCGTCGAGAAGACGGACCATCCGGTCGGCACCCTGTTCCCGGAGATCCAGAGGCGCTGCCCCGTCGACAGCTTCGGTGTCGACTACGGAATCGTCGGCGGCTTCAAGAAGGCCTATGTGTCCTTCCCCCTCGGCGAACCGCAGCGACTGTCGACGCTCGCCGGTATCCCCTCCATGCCGCGAGGCCTGGCGGAGCACGCCGACTCCTTCGCCGCCTACGGCCTGGACGGCAAGGTGTCGGCCGTCGCGATCGACTACGCCCACAGAACGTGGAACGTGTACTTCAGCGGGCTCTCCGCCCAACAGCTCGAACCGGAGGCCGTCCTGTCGATGCTCCGCGCGAACGGACTGCCGGAGCCGAGCGGGCGGATGATGGATTTCATACGGACCACTTTCGCCATGTACCCCACCTTCGGCTGGGACTCCTCGAAGGCCGAGCGGCTGTCGTTCTCCGCGAGAAGTACGGACCCGGCGGCGCTTCCCGCCCGGTACGAGCCGCTGATCGGTGAATTCGCGGCCAACGTGCCGTACACGTACACCGGCGAGCGCGTAGTCGTCTATGCCGGCGCCCTGTCGGCGGGCGAGGAGTGCTACAAGATCGCGGCCTACCACCAGAAGACGGCGCAACTGTCCGACCGGGTGCGCCCCCCGACCCCGAAGTGA
- the phzG gene encoding phenazine biosynthesis FMN-dependent oxidase PhzG — MSQISSASRSESLTGSLDFVFKEYDDAPADPIPVLRDWLAYAQERDVREPRAMALATANAAGRASTRIVVLNRVTDDGFVFETHATSRKGRDIAETGWVSGVLYWRETSQQITVSGPVRQLSDTESDALWHARPPAAHPMTTLSRQSEPLGDAAAMLAEAGRLHDEPGPLPRPERYRGYQVAAARIEFWYARHDRLHQRLSYERTADGWSATRLQP; from the coding sequence GTGAGCCAGATCAGCAGTGCGAGCCGGAGCGAATCCCTCACCGGGTCGCTGGACTTCGTCTTCAAGGAGTACGACGACGCGCCGGCGGACCCGATCCCGGTGCTGCGTGACTGGCTGGCGTACGCGCAGGAGCGCGACGTCAGGGAGCCGAGGGCGATGGCCCTCGCCACCGCGAACGCCGCGGGCCGGGCATCGACCCGGATCGTCGTGCTCAACCGCGTGACGGACGACGGCTTCGTCTTCGAGACGCACGCCACCAGCCGGAAAGGGCGCGACATCGCGGAGACCGGATGGGTCTCCGGGGTGCTCTACTGGCGGGAGACCAGTCAGCAGATCACCGTCAGCGGGCCCGTCCGGCAGCTGTCCGACACCGAGTCCGACGCGCTCTGGCACGCGCGTCCCCCGGCCGCCCACCCGATGACCACCCTGTCGCGCCAGAGCGAGCCGCTCGGGGACGCGGCGGCCATGCTGGCCGAGGCCGGACGGCTCCACGACGAGCCGGGACCGCTGCCGCGTCCCGAGCGCTACCGCGGTTACCAAGTGGCCGCGGCCCGGATCGAGTTCTGGTACGCGCGGCACGACCGGCTGCACCAGCGGCTGAGTTACGAGCGAACCGCGGACGGCTGGTCGGCGACCCGGCTGCAGCCCTGA
- a CDS encoding FAD-dependent monooxygenase yields MTPVLIAGGGIGGLTAALSLHTAGIDAVVVESARNIEPLGVGMNLLSHGVRELTELGLGDDLAALGVATAEHVYCDSSGDQLFAEPRGIDQGYLWPQYSIHRGELHLLLLDWVRERLGPDAVRTGTRLLDFTESPGAVHVRVEDRGTGAVETIDATALIGADGLRSAVRAQLHPDEGPPAWSGHRMWRGVTKVDRPFLTGTSMAIVRDGDASLVAYPIGRDRINWVCLVRVAEPGPLPDGDTVNAVDDHRTARLKDVLPHYESWSMGWLDVPDLLERSDHILEYPMVDRDPLPAWGRGRVTLLGDAAHPMYPAGANGASQAIVDARVLAHELARADGDTPAGLAAYEGARLAATAAVVEAGRAMERAGTAIPWNRGSLARMAEMYRQMAADEIAALNGRPSLTPPGRP; encoded by the coding sequence ATGACACCCGTGCTCATAGCAGGCGGCGGGATCGGCGGCCTCACGGCCGCGCTGAGCCTGCACACCGCCGGCATCGACGCGGTCGTGGTGGAGAGCGCCCGCAACATCGAGCCGCTCGGCGTCGGGATGAACCTCCTCAGCCACGGGGTCCGCGAGCTGACCGAGCTCGGCCTCGGTGACGACCTCGCCGCCCTCGGTGTGGCCACGGCCGAGCACGTCTACTGCGACAGCTCCGGCGACCAGCTCTTCGCCGAGCCCCGCGGCATCGACCAGGGCTACCTCTGGCCGCAGTACTCCATCCACCGCGGCGAGTTGCACCTGCTGCTCCTCGACTGGGTCCGTGAACGGCTCGGCCCCGACGCCGTGCGCACCGGCACGCGGCTGCTGGACTTCACCGAGAGCCCCGGCGCCGTCCATGTCCGGGTGGAGGACCGCGGGACCGGCGCCGTCGAGACGATCGACGCCACCGCGCTGATCGGAGCGGACGGGCTGCGCTCGGCCGTCCGCGCCCAACTCCACCCGGACGAGGGGCCGCCGGCCTGGTCGGGCCACCGGATGTGGCGTGGCGTCACGAAGGTGGACAGGCCGTTTTTGACCGGCACCTCCATGGCGATCGTCCGTGACGGCGACGCGTCGCTGGTGGCGTACCCGATCGGCCGGGACCGGATCAACTGGGTCTGTCTGGTACGCGTCGCCGAGCCGGGCCCCCTCCCCGATGGCGACACCGTGAACGCGGTCGACGACCACCGCACGGCCAGGCTGAAGGATGTCCTGCCCCACTACGAGAGCTGGTCGATGGGGTGGCTCGACGTGCCCGACCTGCTGGAGCGGAGCGACCACATCCTGGAGTACCCCATGGTCGACCGCGACCCGCTCCCCGCCTGGGGGCGCGGCCGCGTGACGCTGCTCGGCGACGCCGCCCACCCGATGTATCCCGCCGGGGCCAACGGCGCGTCGCAGGCCATAGTCGACGCGCGCGTCCTCGCCCACGAACTGGCGCGGGCGGACGGCGACACCCCGGCGGGGCTCGCCGCGTACGAGGGCGCCCGCCTGGCGGCGACCGCGGCCGTCGTCGAGGCGGGCCGTGCGATGGAGCGCGCCGGCACGGCCATTCCGTGGAACCGCGGCAGCCTCGCCCGCATGGCCGAGATGTACCGGCAGATGGCCGCCGACGAGATCGCCGCACTCAACGGCCGTCCCTCCCTGACACCGCCCGGCCGGCCGTAG
- a CDS encoding DegT/DnrJ/EryC1/StrS aminotransferase family protein, giving the protein MDRIPLVHSSLGEKELAAVAEVFSSGWPAGQGPRGKALEAQLAERYGVGDAVALSNCGAALHLAMLALGVGPGDEVIVADYTFPAPAHAVKYVDAVPVFADVRADTGTVDPQSVADLIGPRTVGVIAVDTVGLPADYAELTSIADRHGLFVVEDAACAVGATYQGREAGALAPVACLSFHGRKGATSGEGGALITADPALAADARLRSSFGIGSIFDQARTVGLPIPVFTDIGYNYKLSDIAAAILQVQLERVGELLERRSAVAARYAELLADEELLAVPHVPADRTHAWQSYMVTLDRAVDRDEVATALRAQGIGSGHGTWATHLQPVYRSKQTCPVSADLFRRNLAVPMHAELTMGQVERVVEVLRTALRSSAHGRAA; this is encoded by the coding sequence ATGGACCGTATCCCCCTCGTCCACTCCAGTCTGGGAGAGAAGGAACTGGCGGCCGTCGCCGAGGTGTTCTCCTCGGGCTGGCCCGCCGGCCAGGGACCGAGAGGCAAGGCCCTGGAGGCCCAACTGGCCGAGCGGTACGGGGTCGGTGACGCGGTCGCGCTGAGCAACTGCGGCGCCGCGCTCCACCTGGCCATGCTCGCGCTCGGTGTCGGGCCCGGCGACGAGGTGATCGTCGCCGACTACACCTTCCCGGCTCCCGCCCACGCGGTGAAGTACGTCGACGCGGTCCCGGTCTTCGCGGACGTACGCGCCGACACCGGCACCGTGGACCCGCAATCGGTGGCCGACCTGATCGGCCCCCGGACCGTGGGTGTGATCGCGGTGGACACGGTCGGCCTGCCCGCCGACTACGCGGAGCTGACGTCGATCGCGGACCGCCACGGACTGTTCGTCGTCGAGGACGCCGCGTGCGCGGTGGGCGCGACGTACCAGGGGCGGGAGGCGGGTGCGCTGGCACCGGTGGCCTGTCTGTCCTTCCACGGACGCAAGGGAGCGACCAGCGGTGAGGGCGGGGCCCTGATCACCGCCGACCCCGCGCTGGCGGCGGACGCGAGGCTGCGGTCGTCCTTCGGGATCGGAAGCATCTTCGACCAGGCCCGGACGGTCGGTCTGCCGATCCCGGTGTTCACCGACATCGGCTACAACTACAAACTGTCCGACATCGCCGCCGCGATCCTCCAGGTGCAGCTGGAGCGGGTCGGGGAACTGCTGGAGCGCCGAAGCGCCGTCGCGGCGCGCTACGCGGAACTGCTCGCGGACGAGGAACTCCTGGCGGTGCCTCACGTGCCGGCGGACCGTACCCACGCCTGGCAGTCCTACATGGTGACGCTGGACCGGGCCGTGGACCGTGACGAGGTCGCCACCGCGCTGCGCGCCCAGGGCATCGGCTCGGGGCACGGCACGTGGGCGACCCATCTGCAGCCGGTGTACCGGAGCAAGCAGACGTGCCCCGTCTCGGCGGACCTCTTCCGGCGCAATCTCGCCGTCCCGATGCACGCCGAACTCACCATGGGCCAGGTCGAACGGGTCGTGGAAGTGCTGCGGACCGCACTGCGGTCCAGCGCGCACGGCCGCGCCGCCTGA
- a CDS encoding type III polyketide synthase: MPTLCKPSVHVPEYTITAEETMEFAAKVHAGKPQLPLALRLIKNTGVRKRHIVQPIEKTLRHPGFEERNRIYELESKKRCPPVIEEALANADLGAQDIDAIIYVSCTGFLMPSLTAWLINTMGFRYDTRQLPIAQLGCAAGGAAINRAHDFCAAHPESNVLIVSCELCSLCYQPTDDDISALLSDGLFGDAVGAAVVRGNGGTGVSLERNAAYLIPNTEDWISYAVRDTGFHFQLDRRVPGTMEPLAPVLRDFAGSHGWDVGNLDFYIIHAGGPRILDDLAKFLNVDRKVFRHSWSTLADYGNIASAVVLEALRRQFEEDTILPSAATGMIAGFGPGITAEMALGRWTVETQGNPADASAPYVYSGGTI, from the coding sequence ATGCCAACCCTATGCAAGCCGTCGGTGCATGTTCCGGAATACACGATCACGGCGGAAGAGACGATGGAATTCGCCGCGAAGGTACATGCGGGAAAGCCGCAGCTGCCGCTCGCGCTTCGATTGATAAAGAACACCGGAGTGCGCAAGCGTCATATCGTGCAGCCCATCGAAAAGACGCTCAGGCACCCGGGCTTCGAGGAGCGCAACCGCATCTACGAGCTGGAATCGAAGAAGCGGTGCCCGCCGGTCATAGAGGAGGCCCTGGCGAACGCGGACCTCGGGGCGCAGGACATCGACGCCATCATCTACGTGTCGTGCACCGGGTTCCTCATGCCCTCCCTCACCGCGTGGCTGATCAACACCATGGGGTTCAGGTACGACACGCGCCAGTTGCCGATCGCACAGCTCGGCTGCGCCGCCGGAGGGGCGGCGATCAACCGCGCCCACGACTTCTGCGCCGCCCACCCGGAGAGCAACGTCCTGATCGTCTCCTGCGAGCTGTGCTCGCTGTGCTACCAGCCCACCGACGACGACATCAGCGCGCTGCTGTCCGACGGCCTGTTCGGTGACGCGGTCGGCGCCGCCGTCGTACGGGGCAACGGCGGCACGGGCGTCAGTCTGGAGCGCAACGCCGCCTATCTCATTCCGAACACCGAGGACTGGATCTCGTACGCCGTGCGCGACACCGGCTTCCACTTCCAGCTCGACCGCCGGGTACCCGGAACGATGGAACCGCTCGCGCCGGTGCTGCGCGATTTCGCCGGGAGCCACGGCTGGGACGTCGGCAACCTCGACTTCTACATCATCCACGCCGGCGGTCCGCGGATCCTGGACGATCTGGCCAAGTTCCTCAATGTCGACCGCAAGGTGTTCCGTCACAGCTGGTCCACCCTGGCCGATTACGGAAACATTGCCAGCGCTGTCGTTCTTGAAGCGCTGCGCAGGCAATTCGAGGAGGACACGATACTGCCGTCGGCCGCCACGGGGATGATCGCCGGCTTCGGTCCCGGCATTACCGCCGAGATGGCACTGGGCCGTTGGACCGTGGAAACGCAAGGAAATCCGGCCGACGCGTCGGCGCCGTATGTGTATTCGGGGGGGACAATATGA
- the sigJ gene encoding RNA polymerase sigma factor SigJ — MTHHPPPGSQPAVSDDGPGPAASDPVANAATQVFNEHRELLFSLVYNMLGGIADTEDVLQETWLSWTNRNRAPDAEPIDSPRAYLVRIAVNRALAHQAAISRRRETYTGPWLPEPLVSSLPDTPVADDAADVALRAESVSMALMVILQTLTPLERGVFVLHEVFGYAHTEIAEMLGRNPAAVRQLAHRAREHVHARRPRYKPAPHVRQQVTERFLAAALGGDLDALLEILAPDVVMWSDGGGKAQGAVGLRPIRGRDSVARLLAVVAPSSGKALSIAFRSVNGDPAVLLLAGDAPYAVVVVDLTPEGDQVCGIYAIANPDKLSYVD; from the coding sequence ATGACGCATCACCCCCCGCCAGGCTCACAGCCGGCCGTCTCCGACGACGGCCCCGGGCCGGCGGCTTCGGATCCGGTGGCGAACGCCGCGACACAGGTGTTCAACGAGCACCGCGAGCTGCTGTTCTCCCTCGTCTACAACATGCTCGGCGGCATCGCCGACACCGAGGACGTCCTGCAGGAGACCTGGCTGTCCTGGACGAACAGGAACCGGGCACCCGACGCGGAGCCGATCGACAGCCCGCGTGCCTACCTGGTGCGCATCGCGGTGAACCGGGCCCTCGCCCACCAGGCCGCGATCAGCCGCCGCCGTGAGACCTACACCGGCCCATGGCTGCCCGAACCGCTGGTCAGCTCCCTGCCCGACACTCCCGTCGCGGACGACGCCGCCGATGTGGCGCTGCGCGCCGAGTCGGTGTCGATGGCGCTGATGGTGATCCTGCAGACCCTCACCCCGCTGGAGCGCGGGGTGTTCGTCCTGCACGAGGTGTTCGGCTACGCCCACACCGAGATCGCGGAGATGCTCGGCCGCAACCCCGCCGCGGTCCGCCAGCTCGCCCACCGCGCCCGCGAGCACGTCCACGCCCGCCGCCCCCGCTACAAGCCCGCGCCGCATGTCCGGCAGCAGGTGACCGAACGCTTCCTGGCCGCCGCGCTCGGCGGCGACCTGGACGCACTCCTGGAGATCCTCGCGCCGGACGTGGTCATGTGGAGCGACGGCGGAGGCAAGGCCCAGGGTGCGGTCGGCCTCCGGCCGATCCGCGGCCGCGACTCCGTCGCCCGCCTGCTCGCCGTCGTCGCCCCCAGCTCCGGCAAGGCCCTCAGCATCGCCTTCCGCAGCGTCAACGGCGACCCGGCCGTCCTGCTGCTCGCCGGCGACGCCCCCTACGCCGTCGTCGTCGTGGATCTCACGCCGGAGGGCGACCAGGTGTGCGGCATCTACGCCATCGCCAATCCCGACAAACTCTCTTACGTCGACTGA
- a CDS encoding methyltransferase gives MRLITGYWATGVLGTAANHSVFTHLENGATSAGQLSELAGISHRGAQTLLDGLVGIGLVELDAGRYSNTAEASAFLVDGLPASLTGFAKVKMGHMASLADLPDVVRAGGPLTDAVVEVADNPHWENLVQALAAQSAPVAAIAADTLRLAEAGEVSILDIGGGSGIYSAIWLALNPAARSTQLDWAPINTIARRLLAERGVADRVSYIDGDFHTTDFGTSAHDIVTYSNIAHQEGPEGNVEVFARVRSALRPGGTLVISDYVVDDDRSGPAFALTFAGEMLLKSRHGGTWRREDYRTWLGKAGFDEVSFQRTPSPTTLVFAR, from the coding sequence ATGCGGCTCATCACCGGTTACTGGGCCACCGGTGTCCTCGGGACGGCGGCGAACCACTCCGTGTTCACCCACCTCGAGAACGGCGCGACCTCCGCGGGCCAGCTCTCCGAGCTCGCCGGGATCTCCCACCGCGGCGCGCAGACACTCCTCGACGGACTGGTCGGTATCGGTCTCGTCGAACTGGACGCCGGCCGGTACAGCAACACCGCCGAGGCGTCCGCCTTCCTGGTGGACGGGCTGCCCGCCTCGCTGACCGGCTTCGCCAAAGTCAAGATGGGACACATGGCCTCACTGGCGGACCTGCCCGACGTCGTACGGGCCGGGGGACCCCTGACGGACGCGGTGGTCGAGGTGGCCGACAACCCGCACTGGGAGAATCTGGTCCAGGCCCTCGCCGCGCAGTCTGCCCCCGTGGCGGCGATCGCCGCGGACACGCTGCGGCTGGCGGAGGCAGGGGAGGTCTCCATCCTCGACATCGGCGGCGGATCGGGCATCTACTCGGCCATCTGGCTCGCGCTCAACCCCGCCGCCCGCTCGACCCAGCTCGACTGGGCGCCGATCAACACGATCGCCCGTCGGCTGCTCGCCGAGCGGGGCGTGGCCGATCGCGTCAGCTACATCGACGGCGACTTCCACACCACCGACTTCGGCACCTCGGCCCACGACATCGTGACGTACTCCAACATCGCCCACCAGGAAGGACCGGAGGGCAACGTGGAGGTCTTCGCCAGGGTACGGAGCGCTCTGCGGCCGGGCGGCACACTGGTCATCTCCGACTACGTCGTGGACGACGACCGTTCCGGCCCCGCCTTCGCGCTGACCTTCGCGGGGGAGATGCTGCTCAAGAGCAGGCACGGGGGCACCTGGCGGCGGGAGGACTACCGGACCTGGCTCGGCAAGGCCGGCTTCGACGAGGTGTCCTTCCAGCGCACACCGTCGCCGACCACGTTGGTCTTCGCCCGTTAG
- a CDS encoding AfsR/SARP family transcriptional regulator, producing the protein MMNEEMNTDRGVTGLRIADTRRTQVLLRQRPGGGIGEARCIAELEREVRDLQRANATLKRYVAKVLELNLEFPLPDAGFETTGSAAQRGGTNTVAFPRRTAPAPLRRAEAPALTSLDRSPDRPPAEVEFRVLGPVEAVVGGRRIDLGAPKQRAVLALLVSQVGQPVSVDLLLEELWEGRPPPSAITSLHAYVANLRRVLEPDRAPRKPATVLRTRGRAYLLDNRAVEVDVHRFGERAKAGWQALDQRDPQRALREFEAGLALWRGQAYAEVADATHVAPEVVRLEELRLWVVEGRCATLIAVGAHEIAVSELAAFTQAHPLREYGCELLSVALYRTGRQADALAVLRSHQKRMAEELGIDSSPALQHLEREILHQAPSLD; encoded by the coding sequence ATGATGAACGAGGAGATGAACACCGACAGGGGTGTCACCGGCCTCAGGATCGCCGACACCCGGCGGACGCAGGTCCTTCTCAGGCAACGGCCGGGAGGCGGTATCGGCGAGGCCCGGTGCATCGCCGAACTGGAGCGCGAGGTACGGGATCTGCAGAGAGCGAACGCGACGCTCAAGCGGTACGTGGCGAAGGTCCTGGAACTCAACCTCGAATTCCCGCTGCCCGACGCCGGCTTCGAGACCACCGGGAGCGCCGCGCAGCGCGGCGGCACCAACACCGTCGCGTTCCCACGCCGTACGGCCCCGGCCCCTCTCCGGAGGGCCGAGGCGCCTGCCCTCACGTCGCTGGACCGGTCACCGGACCGGCCGCCGGCCGAGGTGGAGTTCCGGGTGCTCGGCCCGGTGGAGGCGGTTGTCGGGGGCCGCCGGATCGATCTGGGAGCACCGAAGCAGCGCGCGGTGCTCGCGCTGTTGGTGAGTCAGGTGGGTCAGCCGGTCTCGGTCGACCTGCTGCTGGAGGAGTTGTGGGAGGGGCGGCCACCACCGTCGGCGATCACCTCGCTGCACGCGTACGTGGCCAATTTAAGAAGGGTGCTGGAACCGGATCGGGCGCCACGGAAGCCCGCGACGGTGCTGCGCACGCGCGGCCGTGCCTATCTGCTCGACAACCGCGCCGTGGAGGTGGACGTCCACCGCTTCGGTGAACGCGCGAAGGCCGGGTGGCAGGCGCTCGACCAGCGCGACCCGCAACGGGCTCTGCGCGAATTCGAGGCGGGGTTGGCACTGTGGCGTGGTCAGGCGTACGCGGAGGTGGCCGATGCCACTCATGTGGCGCCGGAAGTCGTGCGGCTGGAGGAGTTGCGGCTGTGGGTGGTCGAGGGGCGCTGCGCGACGCTGATAGCGGTCGGGGCGCACGAGATAGCGGTGTCCGAGCTGGCGGCCTTCACCCAGGCCCATCCGCTGCGCGAGTACGGCTGTGAGCTGTTGAGCGTGGCGCTGTACCGGACCGGACGGCAGGCCGACGCACTGGCGGTGCTGCGGTCCCATCAGAAGCGGATGGCCGAGGAGTTGGGAATCGATTCCAGCCCCGCGCTTCAGCATCTTGAGAGGGAGATTCTCCACCAGGCTCCGAGCCTGGACTGA